One part of the Alligator mississippiensis isolate rAllMis1 chromosome 3, rAllMis1, whole genome shotgun sequence genome encodes these proteins:
- the LOC106736615 gene encoding V-type proton ATPase subunit S1-like protein isoform X2, giving the protein MGAHAFSDEEFPQRTEQQFDGGVKPKLNLNQIAITQIVNYNLSRRGQSERESWGTFTHSHHSPVNVTINGIPCILFWAKRIMIKFKNHTQLDLTEKTFGVHATVDVGDSNCSEDSAMLSLKFGDIDNLKDLVIRFLLTSSYYKLSVQNWFSLHRVQLLYNHSIQATFNATQIYAPASYSYHCEHVSSLQRYDALLMPSSANDVSRLWEVTFIDFQIQGFNIEEGHFAYAKDCASFFSPAILMGLVMSLILLLVLAYALHMLIHLKSLDRHYECKASPAYFGQMKDSDMADEKEPLRNNGNESYELRNQEFCKIYI; this is encoded by the exons ATGGG TGCACATGCATTTTCTGATGAAGAGTTTCCCCAAAGAACTG agcaaCAGTTCGATGGTGGTGTGAAGCCAAAACTTAACCTAAATCAAATAGCAATTACTCAG ATTGTCAACTACAACTTGAGCAGAAGAGGACAATCAGAAAGAGAATCTTGGGGGACTTTCACTCACAGTCACCACAGCCCCGTAAATGTCACAATTAATGGAATTCCCTGCATTCTTTTCTGGGCCAAAAGGATaatgattaaatttaaaaatcacaCTCAGCTGGACCTGACTGAGAAGACTTTTGGTGTTCATGCGACAGTGGATGTTGGGGATTCTAACTGCAGTGAAGACAGTGCAAT GCTTTCACTCAAGTTTGGTGACATTGATAATCTGAAAGATCTTGTTATTAG ATTCTTATTGACAAGCAGTTATTACAAGCTGTCTGTTCAGAACTGGTTTAGTTTACATAGAGTACAGCTTCTTTACAATCATTCTATACAAGCAACGTTTAATGCAACCCAAATATATGCTCCAGCAAGTTATTCCTATCATTGTGAACATGTGAGTAGCTTGCAGAGATATGATGCACTCCTGATGCCCAGCTCTGCAAATGATGTATCCAGGCTTTGGGAAGTCACTTTTATCGATTTCCAG ATTCAAGGCTTCAATATTGAAGAAGGACATTTTGCTTATGCCAAGGATTGTGCATCCTTTTTCTCACCAGCAATTCTTATGGGGTTGGTTATGTCATTAATTCTGCTTCTGGTCCTGGCTTATGCTCTCCATATGTTGATCCACTTAAAGTCTCTTGACAGGCACTATGAATGCAAAGCCTCTCCTGCCTATTTTGGACAAATGAAAGACAGTGACATGGCAGATGAAAAAGAACCACTGAGAAACAATGGAAATGAATCCTATGAACTTAGAAACCAAGAGTTCTGTAAAATCTATATTTAG
- the RPS23 gene encoding small ribosomal subunit protein uS12 yields MGKCRGLRTARKLRSHRRDQKWHDKQYKKAHLGTALKANPFGGASHAKGIVLEKVGVEAKQPNSAIRKCVRVQLIKNGKKITAFVPNDGCLNFIEENDEVLVAGFGRKGHAVGDIPGVRFKVVKVANVSLLALYKGKKERPRS; encoded by the exons ATGG GCAAGTGTCGGGGACTGCGCACAGCCCGGAAACTCCGCAGCCACCGCCGTGACCAGAAGTGGCACGACAAGCAGTACAAGAAGGCACATTTGGGCACGGCACTGAAGGCCAACCCCTTTGGGGGTGCATCCCATGCCAAGGGCATTGTCCTTGAGAAAGT aGGTGTGGAGGCTAAACAGCCCAATTCTGCCATCAGGAAATGTGTCAGAGTCCAGCTGATCAAGAATGGCAAGAAAATAACAGCATTTGTTCCCAATGATGGTTGCTTGAACTTTATTGAG GAAAACGATGAGGTTCTGGTTGCTGGCTTTGGTCGAAAGGGTCATGCTGTTGGTGACATTCCTGGAGTTCGCTTCAAGGTTGTCAAAGTAGCCAATGTTTCCCTGCTAGCCTTGTACAAAGGCAAGAAGGAGAGACCAAGATCCTAG
- the LOC102569453 gene encoding small ribosomal subunit protein uS12: MGKCRGLRTARKLRNHRRDQKWHDKQYKKAHLGTALKANPFGGASHAKGIVLEKVGVEAKQPNSAIRKCVRVQLIKNGKKITAFVPNDGCLNFIEENDEVLVAGFGRKGHAVGDIPGVRFKVVKVANVSLLALYKGKKERPRS; encoded by the exons ATGG GCAAGTGCCGGGGGCTGCGCACGGCCCGCAAGCTCCGCAACCACCGGCGCGACCAGAAGTGGCACGACAAGCAGTACAAGAAGGCGCACCTGGGCACCGCGCTGAAGGCCAACCCCTTCGGGGGCGCGTCCCACGCCAAGGGCATCGTCCTGGAGAAGGT TGGTGTAGAGGCCAAGCAGCCTAATTCTGCCATCAGGAAATGTGTCAGAGTCCAGCTGATCAAAAACGGCAAGAAAATAACAGCGTTTGTTCCTAATGATGGTTGCTTGAACTTcattgag GAAAACGATGAGGTTCTGGTTGCTGGCTTTGGTCGGAAAGGTCATGCTGTTGGTGACATTCCAGGAGTCCGCTTCAAGGTTGTCAAAGTAGCCAACGTTTCCCTGCTAGCCTTGTACAAAGGCAAGAAGGAGAGACCAAGATCATAA
- the LOC106736615 gene encoding V-type proton ATPase subunit S1-like protein isoform X1, with product METNITFSFLLLFSCIIFSVSVGEMFVGMDGSAHAFSDEEFPQRTEQQFDGGVKPKLNLNQIAITQIVNYNLSRRGQSERESWGTFTHSHHSPVNVTINGIPCILFWAKRIMIKFKNHTQLDLTEKTFGVHATVDVGDSNCSEDSAMLSLKFGDIDNLKDLVIRFLLTSSYYKLSVQNWFSLHRVQLLYNHSIQATFNATQIYAPASYSYHCEHVSSLQRYDALLMPSSANDVSRLWEVTFIDFQIQGFNIEEGHFAYAKDCASFFSPAILMGLVMSLILLLVLAYALHMLIHLKSLDRHYECKASPAYFGQMKDSDMADEKEPLRNNGNESYELRNQEFCKIYI from the exons ATGGAAACAAACATCACATTTAGCTTCTTACTTCTCTTTTCATGTATAATATTTTCAGTATCTGTGGGTGAAATGTTTGTAGGAATGGATGGAAG TGCACATGCATTTTCTGATGAAGAGTTTCCCCAAAGAACTG agcaaCAGTTCGATGGTGGTGTGAAGCCAAAACTTAACCTAAATCAAATAGCAATTACTCAG ATTGTCAACTACAACTTGAGCAGAAGAGGACAATCAGAAAGAGAATCTTGGGGGACTTTCACTCACAGTCACCACAGCCCCGTAAATGTCACAATTAATGGAATTCCCTGCATTCTTTTCTGGGCCAAAAGGATaatgattaaatttaaaaatcacaCTCAGCTGGACCTGACTGAGAAGACTTTTGGTGTTCATGCGACAGTGGATGTTGGGGATTCTAACTGCAGTGAAGACAGTGCAAT GCTTTCACTCAAGTTTGGTGACATTGATAATCTGAAAGATCTTGTTATTAG ATTCTTATTGACAAGCAGTTATTACAAGCTGTCTGTTCAGAACTGGTTTAGTTTACATAGAGTACAGCTTCTTTACAATCATTCTATACAAGCAACGTTTAATGCAACCCAAATATATGCTCCAGCAAGTTATTCCTATCATTGTGAACATGTGAGTAGCTTGCAGAGATATGATGCACTCCTGATGCCCAGCTCTGCAAATGATGTATCCAGGCTTTGGGAAGTCACTTTTATCGATTTCCAG ATTCAAGGCTTCAATATTGAAGAAGGACATTTTGCTTATGCCAAGGATTGTGCATCCTTTTTCTCACCAGCAATTCTTATGGGGTTGGTTATGTCATTAATTCTGCTTCTGGTCCTGGCTTATGCTCTCCATATGTTGATCCACTTAAAGTCTCTTGACAGGCACTATGAATGCAAAGCCTCTCCTGCCTATTTTGGACAAATGAAAGACAGTGACATGGCAGATGAAAAAGAACCACTGAGAAACAATGGAAATGAATCCTATGAACTTAGAAACCAAGAGTTCTGTAAAATCTATATTTAG
- the LOC106736615 gene encoding V-type proton ATPase subunit S1-like protein isoform X3, which produces MPSLGDLLDCSDMFLESLENSVHMHFLMKSFPKELIVNYNLSRRGQSERESWGTFTHSHHSPVNVTINGIPCILFWAKRIMIKFKNHTQLDLTEKTFGVHATVDVGDSNCSEDSAMLSLKFGDIDNLKDLVIRFLLTSSYYKLSVQNWFSLHRVQLLYNHSIQATFNATQIYAPASYSYHCEHVSSLQRYDALLMPSSANDVSRLWEVTFIDFQIQGFNIEEGHFAYAKDCASFFSPAILMGLVMSLILLLVLAYALHMLIHLKSLDRHYECKASPAYFGQMKDSDMADEKEPLRNNGNESYELRNQEFCKIYI; this is translated from the exons atgccatctttgggt GACTTGCTGGACTGCAGCGACATGTTTTTGGAAAGTCTGGAAAACTCAG TGCACATGCATTTTCTGATGAAGAGTTTCCCCAAAGAACTG ATTGTCAACTACAACTTGAGCAGAAGAGGACAATCAGAAAGAGAATCTTGGGGGACTTTCACTCACAGTCACCACAGCCCCGTAAATGTCACAATTAATGGAATTCCCTGCATTCTTTTCTGGGCCAAAAGGATaatgattaaatttaaaaatcacaCTCAGCTGGACCTGACTGAGAAGACTTTTGGTGTTCATGCGACAGTGGATGTTGGGGATTCTAACTGCAGTGAAGACAGTGCAAT GCTTTCACTCAAGTTTGGTGACATTGATAATCTGAAAGATCTTGTTATTAG ATTCTTATTGACAAGCAGTTATTACAAGCTGTCTGTTCAGAACTGGTTTAGTTTACATAGAGTACAGCTTCTTTACAATCATTCTATACAAGCAACGTTTAATGCAACCCAAATATATGCTCCAGCAAGTTATTCCTATCATTGTGAACATGTGAGTAGCTTGCAGAGATATGATGCACTCCTGATGCCCAGCTCTGCAAATGATGTATCCAGGCTTTGGGAAGTCACTTTTATCGATTTCCAG ATTCAAGGCTTCAATATTGAAGAAGGACATTTTGCTTATGCCAAGGATTGTGCATCCTTTTTCTCACCAGCAATTCTTATGGGGTTGGTTATGTCATTAATTCTGCTTCTGGTCCTGGCTTATGCTCTCCATATGTTGATCCACTTAAAGTCTCTTGACAGGCACTATGAATGCAAAGCCTCTCCTGCCTATTTTGGACAAATGAAAGACAGTGACATGGCAGATGAAAAAGAACCACTGAGAAACAATGGAAATGAATCCTATGAACTTAGAAACCAAGAGTTCTGTAAAATCTATATTTAG
- the LOC106736615 gene encoding V-type proton ATPase subunit S1-like protein isoform X5 produces the protein MEVHMHFLMKSFPKELIVNYNLSRRGQSERESWGTFTHSHHSPVNVTINGIPCILFWAKRIMIKFKNHTQLDLTEKTFGVHATVDVGDSNCSEDSAMLSLKFGDIDNLKDLVIRFLLTSSYYKLSVQNWFSLHRVQLLYNHSIQATFNATQIYAPASYSYHCEHVSSLQRYDALLMPSSANDVSRLWEVTFIDFQIQGFNIEEGHFAYAKDCASFFSPAILMGLVMSLILLLVLAYALHMLIHLKSLDRHYECKASPAYFGQMKDSDMADEKEPLRNNGNESYELRNQEFCKIYI, from the exons ATGGAAG TGCACATGCATTTTCTGATGAAGAGTTTCCCCAAAGAACTG ATTGTCAACTACAACTTGAGCAGAAGAGGACAATCAGAAAGAGAATCTTGGGGGACTTTCACTCACAGTCACCACAGCCCCGTAAATGTCACAATTAATGGAATTCCCTGCATTCTTTTCTGGGCCAAAAGGATaatgattaaatttaaaaatcacaCTCAGCTGGACCTGACTGAGAAGACTTTTGGTGTTCATGCGACAGTGGATGTTGGGGATTCTAACTGCAGTGAAGACAGTGCAAT GCTTTCACTCAAGTTTGGTGACATTGATAATCTGAAAGATCTTGTTATTAG ATTCTTATTGACAAGCAGTTATTACAAGCTGTCTGTTCAGAACTGGTTTAGTTTACATAGAGTACAGCTTCTTTACAATCATTCTATACAAGCAACGTTTAATGCAACCCAAATATATGCTCCAGCAAGTTATTCCTATCATTGTGAACATGTGAGTAGCTTGCAGAGATATGATGCACTCCTGATGCCCAGCTCTGCAAATGATGTATCCAGGCTTTGGGAAGTCACTTTTATCGATTTCCAG ATTCAAGGCTTCAATATTGAAGAAGGACATTTTGCTTATGCCAAGGATTGTGCATCCTTTTTCTCACCAGCAATTCTTATGGGGTTGGTTATGTCATTAATTCTGCTTCTGGTCCTGGCTTATGCTCTCCATATGTTGATCCACTTAAAGTCTCTTGACAGGCACTATGAATGCAAAGCCTCTCCTGCCTATTTTGGACAAATGAAAGACAGTGACATGGCAGATGAAAAAGAACCACTGAGAAACAATGGAAATGAATCCTATGAACTTAGAAACCAAGAGTTCTGTAAAATCTATATTTAG
- the LOC106736615 gene encoding V-type proton ATPase subunit S1-like protein isoform X4, protein MIPEKGFRGCRGRTWVHMHFLMKSFPKELIVNYNLSRRGQSERESWGTFTHSHHSPVNVTINGIPCILFWAKRIMIKFKNHTQLDLTEKTFGVHATVDVGDSNCSEDSAMLSLKFGDIDNLKDLVIRFLLTSSYYKLSVQNWFSLHRVQLLYNHSIQATFNATQIYAPASYSYHCEHVSSLQRYDALLMPSSANDVSRLWEVTFIDFQIQGFNIEEGHFAYAKDCASFFSPAILMGLVMSLILLLVLAYALHMLIHLKSLDRHYECKASPAYFGQMKDSDMADEKEPLRNNGNESYELRNQEFCKIYI, encoded by the exons ATGATCCCCGAGAAAGGCTTCCGCGGCTGCCGTGGTCGGACATGGG TGCACATGCATTTTCTGATGAAGAGTTTCCCCAAAGAACTG ATTGTCAACTACAACTTGAGCAGAAGAGGACAATCAGAAAGAGAATCTTGGGGGACTTTCACTCACAGTCACCACAGCCCCGTAAATGTCACAATTAATGGAATTCCCTGCATTCTTTTCTGGGCCAAAAGGATaatgattaaatttaaaaatcacaCTCAGCTGGACCTGACTGAGAAGACTTTTGGTGTTCATGCGACAGTGGATGTTGGGGATTCTAACTGCAGTGAAGACAGTGCAAT GCTTTCACTCAAGTTTGGTGACATTGATAATCTGAAAGATCTTGTTATTAG ATTCTTATTGACAAGCAGTTATTACAAGCTGTCTGTTCAGAACTGGTTTAGTTTACATAGAGTACAGCTTCTTTACAATCATTCTATACAAGCAACGTTTAATGCAACCCAAATATATGCTCCAGCAAGTTATTCCTATCATTGTGAACATGTGAGTAGCTTGCAGAGATATGATGCACTCCTGATGCCCAGCTCTGCAAATGATGTATCCAGGCTTTGGGAAGTCACTTTTATCGATTTCCAG ATTCAAGGCTTCAATATTGAAGAAGGACATTTTGCTTATGCCAAGGATTGTGCATCCTTTTTCTCACCAGCAATTCTTATGGGGTTGGTTATGTCATTAATTCTGCTTCTGGTCCTGGCTTATGCTCTCCATATGTTGATCCACTTAAAGTCTCTTGACAGGCACTATGAATGCAAAGCCTCTCCTGCCTATTTTGGACAAATGAAAGACAGTGACATGGCAGATGAAAAAGAACCACTGAGAAACAATGGAAATGAATCCTATGAACTTAGAAACCAAGAGTTCTGTAAAATCTATATTTAG
- the LOC106736615 gene encoding V-type proton ATPase subunit S1-like protein isoform X6 → MEIVNYNLSRRGQSERESWGTFTHSHHSPVNVTINGIPCILFWAKRIMIKFKNHTQLDLTEKTFGVHATVDVGDSNCSEDSAMLSLKFGDIDNLKDLVIRFLLTSSYYKLSVQNWFSLHRVQLLYNHSIQATFNATQIYAPASYSYHCEHVSSLQRYDALLMPSSANDVSRLWEVTFIDFQIQGFNIEEGHFAYAKDCASFFSPAILMGLVMSLILLLVLAYALHMLIHLKSLDRHYECKASPAYFGQMKDSDMADEKEPLRNNGNESYELRNQEFCKIYI, encoded by the exons ATGGAG ATTGTCAACTACAACTTGAGCAGAAGAGGACAATCAGAAAGAGAATCTTGGGGGACTTTCACTCACAGTCACCACAGCCCCGTAAATGTCACAATTAATGGAATTCCCTGCATTCTTTTCTGGGCCAAAAGGATaatgattaaatttaaaaatcacaCTCAGCTGGACCTGACTGAGAAGACTTTTGGTGTTCATGCGACAGTGGATGTTGGGGATTCTAACTGCAGTGAAGACAGTGCAAT GCTTTCACTCAAGTTTGGTGACATTGATAATCTGAAAGATCTTGTTATTAG ATTCTTATTGACAAGCAGTTATTACAAGCTGTCTGTTCAGAACTGGTTTAGTTTACATAGAGTACAGCTTCTTTACAATCATTCTATACAAGCAACGTTTAATGCAACCCAAATATATGCTCCAGCAAGTTATTCCTATCATTGTGAACATGTGAGTAGCTTGCAGAGATATGATGCACTCCTGATGCCCAGCTCTGCAAATGATGTATCCAGGCTTTGGGAAGTCACTTTTATCGATTTCCAG ATTCAAGGCTTCAATATTGAAGAAGGACATTTTGCTTATGCCAAGGATTGTGCATCCTTTTTCTCACCAGCAATTCTTATGGGGTTGGTTATGTCATTAATTCTGCTTCTGGTCCTGGCTTATGCTCTCCATATGTTGATCCACTTAAAGTCTCTTGACAGGCACTATGAATGCAAAGCCTCTCCTGCCTATTTTGGACAAATGAAAGACAGTGACATGGCAGATGAAAAAGAACCACTGAGAAACAATGGAAATGAATCCTATGAACTTAGAAACCAAGAGTTCTGTAAAATCTATATTTAG